The DNA sequence CCAGGAGACGGCGGTTGCTGGCCGCCGTAACCGTGACGGCTCTCGCCGCAACCGGCTGCGGCGGCGACTCCGATGAGACGGGCACGGATACGAACGGCTGGCCGGAGAAGATCGTCTTCGCGGCGACGCCGAGTGGTGAGGCCCGCACGTTCGACGACGACTACGGACCCTTCGTCGACGCGCTGTCCCGGGACGTCGGCATCAAGATCGAGACCTTCCAGGCTGCGGACTACGCCGGGGTCATCGAGGGCATGATCGCCGGCACCGTCGACGTCGCGCAGCTCGGCGCGTTCTCCTACGCCCTCGCCGTGCAGAACGGGGCGCGAATCGAGCCGTCCGGTGTCCGTATCCACGCCAAGGGCGACCAGGCCGGCTACGTTATCTACGGCATGGTGCCGTCGTCGAGCGCCATCAGCGGCTTCCCCGACTTCCGCGGCAAGACCGTCTGCTTTCCCGACCCGGCCTCCACCACGACCCTCATCCCGCTGTTCGAGTTCCACAAGGCGGGCATGACCGTCGACAAGGACTTCCGTCGGCTCACCGTACCGGCCGGCGCGACCATCCCCCGCACCGTCAAACGCGGCGACTGCCAAGTCGGCCTCGCCTCTCAGGCCCAACTCGAATCCGCCATCCGGCAGGGCGATGTCGGGCCGGACGACCTCGAGGTCGTCTGGGAGGTTCGGGCGCCTGGTTCCCCGCTGGCGACCCGCAGCGAGCTCCCGCAGGACCTGCGGGACAGGATCCGGGAGGCCACCAACCGCATCAACGCCGAGTACCTGGAGCAGCAGGGCTTCTGCTCCGGTGGTGACGCCTGCCTGATCAGCGCCAGCGGCGACTACGGCTACATCCCGATCGACGGCACCTACTACCAGGTGATCTGGGATGCTTGTGAAGCCACCCGGATCGATGCCTGCGGCCCAATCGGCAGCTAGCGGTCCGTTCGATGACCAGCCCGACGGACCGCACCGAACGCCCGGACCGCGCCGCCACCGGTCGTGCGGGGACGACGTCGACAGATGCGGCGATCGACGAGCGCGCGC is a window from the Solwaraspora sp. WMMD792 genome containing:
- the phnD gene encoding phosphate/phosphite/phosphonate ABC transporter substrate-binding protein; this translates as MLAAVTVTALAATGCGGDSDETGTDTNGWPEKIVFAATPSGEARTFDDDYGPFVDALSRDVGIKIETFQAADYAGVIEGMIAGTVDVAQLGAFSYALAVQNGARIEPSGVRIHAKGDQAGYVIYGMVPSSSAISGFPDFRGKTVCFPDPASTTTLIPLFEFHKAGMTVDKDFRRLTVPAGATIPRTVKRGDCQVGLASQAQLESAIRQGDVGPDDLEVVWEVRAPGSPLATRSELPQDLRDRIREATNRINAEYLEQQGFCSGGDACLISASGDYGYIPIDGTYYQVIWDACEATRIDACGPIGS